Proteins encoded by one window of Arachis ipaensis cultivar K30076 chromosome B04, Araip1.1, whole genome shotgun sequence:
- the LOC107636745 gene encoding uncharacterized protein LOC107636745: MQELHHRMQDLEHRLADREHRQQTPESSHSRSVSRSRSRRTASPQSETENDREGGRVRRRHDPLIYARNDRRTMERNREDARREDDEGRTTRTWGLVIMGTTPFHRSILEVWLPKHFDKPTDMRYDGTQDPQEHITAFEARMNLKGVGDEGSVTRFSDISRAFLAQFTTRIVKAKHPINLLGVTQRSDEPTRKYLDRFNDECLEIDWMTDSVASLCLTNRLLNEDFRKYLTTKPVWTMQEIQCVVREYINDEEVSQVVAANKRQPPYNQTRHHGSGERQKEHARDGGPSKTPRPFSRVGKFSNYTPLTAPITEVYQQIAEKGILSKPRPLKERTGGNRSLYCDYHKGYGHKTHDCFDMKDALEQAIREGKLADFSHRIREPRRRNRDHEGEDKTRASKRHQEPEDNDHGLTIVNVVTARNAAPRSKSAHKKDAKVLAISTSSARSPKTLPSISFSPEDQWFDEVAESPPMVITARVGTGLVKRILVDTGADSNIMFHNMFDALGLRDADLKTHQHGVVGLGNHFIKPDGIISLPTSVGQGQGRRTVMAEFVILRDSTAYNIILGRKTINDLGAVISTKMLLMKFITEKGSIGSVRGDLETEVACDNASLSLRKKLKEASGVFLADLDTRVSDKPRPK, from the exons atgcaagaactacACCACAGAATGCAAGACCTAGAGCACCGACTGGCAGACCGGGAACATCGTCAACAAACTCCCGAATCGAGCCACTCCCGCTCCGTCTCAAGAAGCCGCTCCCGACGAACAGCTAGCCCACAATCTGAAACTGAGAACGACAGGGAGGGAGGACGCGTGAGAAGACGCCACGACCCCCTCATATACGCCAGGAACGATAGGCGTACCATGGAGCGAAACCGTGAGGACGCTCGTCGGGAGGACGACGAGGGAAGAACAACCAGAACGTGGGGACTGGTGATAATGGGCACAACCCCATTCCATCGTTCCATCCTCGAGGTCTGGCtgccaaaacactttgacaagccaacggacatgaggtacgacggaacCCAAGACCCACAAGAACACATTACGGCTTTCGAAGCCAGAATGAACTTGAAaggagtgggagacgag ggctcggtgaccAGGTTCTCGGACATTAGCCGCGCATTCCTAGCCCAATTCACAACCAGAATTGTGAAGGCAAAGCATCCAATCAATCTACTTGGAGTGACCCAAAGATCCGACGAACCGACCCGGAAATACCTAGACCGATTCAACGATGAGTGCTTGGAGATTGATTGGATGACTGACTCGGTTGCAAGCTTGTGCCTGACGAACAGACTTCTAAACGAGGACTTCAGAAAATACCTCACCACGAAGCCGGtgtggacaatgcaggagatccaatgTGTAGTCAGGGAGTATATTAACGatgaagaagtcagccaggtcgtgGCTGCCAACAAACGACAGCCCCCTTACAATCAAACCCGACACCACGGGAGTGgggaaagacaaaaggaacacgccagggacggcggtccgagCAAGACTCCTAGGCCATTTTCTCGTGTCGGGAAGTTCAGCAATTACACTCCCCTCACCGCGCCGATTACGGAAGTTTACCAACAAATAGCCGAGAAGGGGATCTTGTCGAAACCCCGACCTTTGAAGGAACGAACAGGCGGGAACAGGAGCCTCTACTGTGATTACCACAAGGGATATGGGCACAAGACGCATGACTGCTTTGACATGAAAGATGCACTGGAACAAGCGATCAGGGAGGGAAAGCTAGCCGATTTCTCCCACCGCATTAGGGAGCCGAGGAGACGGAACCGCGACCACGAGGGCGAAGACAAGACCCGGGCATCAAAGCGACACCAAGAGCCAGAGGACAACGACCACGGCCTTACCATAGTGAACGTGGTAACGGCGAGAAACGCGGCGCCTAGGTCCAAGTCGGCACATAAGAAAGACGCCAAAGTCTTGGCTATTTCCACATCCTCCGCGCGAAGCCCCAAGACACTCCCATCCATTTCATTTAGCccggaggaccaatggttcgacgaggTCGCAGAAAGccctcccatggtcatcacggccagagTAGGAACCGGTCTCGTCAAGCGGATCCTTGTAGATACGGGGGCAGATTCGAacatcatgttccacaatatgtTCGACGCCTTGGGTCTGAGGGACGCCGACTTAAAGACCCACCAGCATGGCGTTGTAGGCCTCGGcaaccacttcatcaagccagacGGGATAATCTCCCTGCCGACCTCTGTAGGACAAGGCCAAGGGAGAAGAACGGTAATGGCAGAGTTCGTGATCCTACGAGACTCCAcagcctacaacatcatcctagGGAGGAAGACCATCAACGACTTGGGGGCAGTCATCAGCACAAAGATGCTGCTAATGAAGTTCATAACTGAAAAAGGATCAATAGGGTCTGTACGGGGAGACCTGGAAACGGAAGTCGCTTGCGACAATGCCAGTCTCTCATTaagaaagaaattgaaagaagcgTCAGGAGTGTTCCTCGCCGACTTGGACACCAGAGTCAGCGACAAGCCGAGACCCAAATAA
- the LOC107637917 gene encoding protein yippee-like, with amino-acid sequence MGRLFLVSLEGNFYSCKHCQTHFALADDIISKSFQCRHGKAYLFDKVVNVTIGEKEERNLITGVHTVVDIFCVACGSIVGWKYESACEKSQQYKEGKFILERFKVLGPDGSLYMEAQEPNAAGSDVDDV; translated from the exons ATGGGAAGGCTATTCTTGGTTAGTCTTGAAGGGAACTTCTATAGCTGCAAGCACTGCCAAACGCATTTTGCCCTTGCTGATGATATCATTTCCAAg tctTTCCAGTGCAGGCATGGGAAAGCTTATCTCTTTGATAAAGT TGTAAATGTTACCATTGGAGAGAAAGAAGAACGAAATCTGATTACTGGAGTGCACACTGTTGTTGACATATTCTGTGTTGCATGTGGATCCATTGTTGGATGGAAATAT GAGTCTGCTTGTGAGAAATCTCAGCAGTACAAAGAAGGAAAGTTTATCCTTGAAAG GTTTAAGGTGTTGGGACCTGATGGCAGCCTCTACATGGAAGCTCAAGAACCAAATGCTGCTGGAAGTGATGTTGATGATGTTTGA